A stretch of Henckelia pumila isolate YLH828 chromosome 4, ASM3356847v2, whole genome shotgun sequence DNA encodes these proteins:
- the LOC140861846 gene encoding F-box/LRR-repeat protein 25-like: protein MKHHAKGTKKKQEKFDLDGFSCLPDCILSHILSFLDTKSAIRTSILSKRFKLAWTLIPCLHFEFSHVIMTELEQAMSTAESFKSCVYNVLQQREHTTLTKFQLSLPDQDAGSKLIEDCAFYAAQHNVQDLKIHGFTELEPAKLPRSLLTSTSLISLHLHNAYGRGMELPKSVILPNLKVLRLEKFEFSDKKYDGWLSTGCPNLETLVLSKCWINPGDKLADLDLNSPNLKNLEIEYWSCVWDCLDGCMIDVMAPRLSFFKFVGHLVRVNFKGGLACLDELCIDLFCPSLHLCTVVHECRELNGEFLDHLFQQICVVKCLFLSPNTIEVCSLTNSGLNMPFDTINV, encoded by the coding sequence ATGAAGCATCATGCAAAGGGAACAAAAAAAAAGCAAGAAAAATTCGATCTTGATGGGTTCAGTTGCCTACCCGACTGCATTCTGAGTCATATACTCTCTTTTCTTGACACAAAGTCCGCCATTAGAACATCAATTCTGTCCAAACGCTTTAAACTAGCTTGGACCCTTATACCATGTCTCCATTTTGAGTTTTCCCACGTTATAATGACAGAATTGGAGCAAGCCATGAGTACTGCTGAATCTTTCAAGTCATGTGTTTATAATGTGTTGCAACAAAGGGAACACACAACCCTCACAAAGTTTCAACTTTCTTTACCTGATCAGGATGCGGGATCCAAGCTCATCGAGGACTGTGCTTTTTACGCGGCGCAACACAACGTGCAGGACCTAAAAATCCATGGATTCACAGAACTCGAGCCAGCCAAGTTGCCAAGATCGTTGCTTACCTCCACTTCATTGATAAGTTTACACCTGCACAATGCCTACGGACGTGGTATGGAGCTGCCTAAATCTGTTATTTTGCCCAACCTGAAGGTCCTGCGCCTCGAAAAATTCGAGTTCTCCGATAAGAAATACGACGGGTGGTTATCGACTGGGTGCCCAAATCTTGAAACTTTGGTTCTGAGCAAGTGTTGGATCAACCCCGGGGATAAGTTGGCGGATTTAGATTTGAATTCGCCGAATCTCAAGAATCTGGAGATCGAGTATTGGAGTTGTGTTTGGGATTGTTTGGATGGTTGTATGATCGATGTGATGGCTCCTAGGCTTAGTTTTTTCAAGTTTGTGGGTCATCTTGTGAGAGTGAATTTTAAGGGGGGTTTGGCTTGTTTGGATGAATTGTGCATCGACTTGTTCTGCCCTTCTTTGCACCTTTGTACGGTGGTACATGAATGCCGAGAGCTAAACGGGGAATTTTTAGATCATCTTTTCCAACAAATATGTGTAGTTAAATGCCTCTTTCTCTCGCCTAACACAATTGAGGTATGTTCATTGACGAATTCGGGATTGAATATGCCATTTGATACGATTAATGTTTGA